GCGGTTTACGGGGCCCTGCTCAATCAGCCCGGACGAGAAGCACACCGGCGATCAGGATGAGCGCCCAGCCGAGGATCATGATCGTGCCGCCGGAGGGGGCCGCCATGAGGAACAGGCTCTGCCCGTCCCGGTAATGGCGGCTGACGAGATCGCCCGCAAAAAGGGCAACGCCCAGAAGGATGGCGCCGCCGCCGGCCTGGAGAACAAGGCCGGGATTCGAGGCCCGCCCGTAAAGACCGAGGGCCAGCAGCGCCGGGGCGTGGAAGAGCAGCATCTGCGAGGCCGGACCCAAAGTGGCCCCACCGCCGCCATGCGCGGCCGCCGCGGCAAAACCGACCCCGAGCGCGCCGAACAGGCCGGCAAAAATTATGAATAGCTGGCTCATCGCAAACTCCGTTTGTGAGACCGAACCTTGGTCAGCCTCATGGTGAGGAGCGGCGAAGCCGCGTCTCGAACCATGGGCGCCAGACGCGACATATATGGCCCATCCTTCGAGACGGGCACTGCGTGCCCTCCTCAGGATGAGGCTGAGTTCAGCTCCGCTCCGCAATCAGCCGCGCAATGGCCGCTTTCAGCTCCGGAAGGCCATCGCCCTTTTCCGACGAGGTAAAGATCACGTCGGGGAACGCAGCGGGGCGTTTCTTGATGGCATCCTGCACACCGGCAAGGCGCTCCTCGTGTTCGCCGGGTTTCAGTTTGTCGGCCT
Above is a window of Terrihabitans soli DNA encoding:
- a CDS encoding DUF423 domain-containing protein, encoding MSQLFIIFAGLFGALGVGFAAAAAHGGGGATLGPASQMLLFHAPALLALGLYGRASNPGLVLQAGGGAILLGVALFAGDLVSRHYRDGQSLFLMAAPSGGTIMILGWALILIAGVLLVRAD